One part of the Agarivorans sp. Alg241-V36 genome encodes these proteins:
- a CDS encoding multidrug effflux MFS transporter — translation MYWSLLVSYSRIPLFFSIAFIACSQLTNGLLAPALPEMATHFAVDEHLVQRLIVVFILGLGISQLFYGPLADSYGRRRIFWLGQAIFLLGNLLTFLGFNNLDLLLVGVMIQGLGAGSNQILARCLISDSYRGKELKHGFAWLGMAASVIPVLGPVIGGIVTAYWGWHYLFVIIGIAGASLLIIAAKLLPETQVEAGPPLNMSRVFNDYLNLAADRHFIHYSSFAWIASIGLMYMISSAPFVLQHDFGLSADNFGLVMIVPAAGLALGSAFTRRFNGRWPEQQILLLASVLPFIAAFILLTQAHSLFWVVAAMSLISISVGAIYPISQSGLFAHFSGQAGTVSALSGTTQMTLTALAVGGLTSAFMPSPSAMAIIFSVMAVALILNMVIQIVKVKAPTMQ, via the coding sequence ATGTATTGGAGTTTATTAGTGAGCTATTCGCGGATCCCGCTGTTTTTTTCTATCGCTTTTATTGCCTGTTCCCAATTAACCAATGGGCTACTTGCGCCTGCTTTACCGGAAATGGCCACTCATTTTGCGGTAGACGAGCATTTAGTGCAGCGTTTAATTGTGGTGTTCATTTTAGGCTTAGGGATCTCGCAACTTTTTTATGGACCATTGGCAGATAGTTACGGCAGACGACGAATTTTCTGGTTAGGCCAAGCCATCTTCTTGTTAGGCAACTTGCTGACATTTTTGGGCTTTAATAATCTTGATCTGCTGTTAGTGGGGGTAATGATTCAAGGCCTAGGCGCGGGCAGCAACCAAATCTTAGCCCGCTGTTTAATTAGCGATAGCTATCGCGGCAAAGAGCTTAAACATGGCTTTGCCTGGTTAGGCATGGCGGCGTCGGTTATCCCAGTACTCGGGCCGGTTATTGGTGGCATTGTCACCGCCTATTGGGGCTGGCACTATTTGTTTGTGATTATTGGTATTGCTGGAGCAAGCTTATTAATCATTGCTGCCAAACTCTTACCAGAGACTCAAGTAGAAGCCGGCCCGCCGCTTAACATGAGCAGAGTGTTTAACGACTACCTAAACTTGGCCGCAGATCGCCACTTTATTCACTATTCTAGTTTTGCTTGGATCGCTAGCATTGGCTTGATGTACATGATCAGCAGCGCACCATTTGTATTGCAGCATGATTTTGGCTTGTCGGCGGATAACTTTGGTTTGGTGATGATAGTGCCAGCAGCAGGTTTGGCTTTGGGCAGCGCTTTTACCCGTCGCTTTAACGGTCGCTGGCCAGAACAGCAAATTCTACTATTAGCCTCTGTGCTGCCTTTTATCGCAGCCTTTATATTGCTGACTCAGGCTCACTCTTTATTTTGGGTGGTTGCAGCGATGAGCTTAATTAGCATTAGTGTTGGGGCGATTTACCCGATATCTCAATCAGGGTTATTTGCTCACTTTTCTGGCCAAGCAGGCACGGTGTCTGCCTTAAGTGGCACGACACAAATGACCCTTACCGCCTTAGCCGTTGGTGGTTTAACTAGCGCCTTTATGCCAAGCCCAAGTGCGATGGCGATCATATTTAGCGTGATGGCTGTTGCCTTAATCCTCAACATGGTGATCCAGATAGTGAAAGTGAAAGCGCCAACTATGCAATGA
- a CDS encoding condensation domain-containing protein — translation MTIRQLGKTESLFAELTSTGAMLVVNAVTVTGRINAHFIPRIHQLLQLRHPFLSLCLNQVAQQWQWQECASQPELEVAEIDESKLPFTQALRDTMQQQTNTPLELGGPLWRVSVLLGQQQSALVISMHHSICDGLSAASLLAEWLERHQQVAQQAVPDIQRLSIRAGVHQALALDEYSDDDNPFATPISPAQAGVWLNQAGLKQRQQNKLELLSFSQQQSQRLLAISRQHQVSLTITLYCAAIEVAAKIARSPVSAVSAGGNANVRPIVEPPVNHQELACYVSMFSFEVASDSSQGFWQRALKIKQAYKEKVDSGLHLVSCNDNWWEAQAPRRADDEMQQVAGRFNCLHLSNLGSLERVFGSLENSGLIPQQYYFTAAQHLVGAIFWLGAQSVAGALSLTVNCVEPMVDQAMRNEFSSLLKQRLLGLIDDH, via the coding sequence ATGACGATTCGCCAATTGGGAAAAACCGAGTCTTTGTTTGCCGAATTAACCAGCACTGGTGCCATGTTAGTAGTTAATGCGGTGACAGTGACTGGAAGGATCAATGCTCACTTTATTCCACGAATTCATCAACTATTGCAACTTCGTCACCCGTTCTTGTCACTTTGTTTAAATCAAGTTGCACAACAATGGCAGTGGCAAGAGTGTGCTAGCCAGCCAGAGCTTGAGGTGGCAGAGATTGATGAAAGCAAGTTGCCATTTACTCAGGCACTGCGTGACACCATGCAGCAACAAACTAATACGCCGCTTGAGCTTGGCGGTCCGCTTTGGCGGGTATCGGTATTGCTAGGCCAGCAGCAATCAGCCTTGGTAATTAGCATGCACCACAGTATTTGTGATGGCTTGTCGGCGGCGTCTTTGTTAGCCGAGTGGCTAGAGCGACATCAGCAAGTGGCTCAACAAGCGGTGCCAGATATTCAGCGTTTAAGCATTCGTGCTGGTGTGCATCAAGCCTTGGCTTTAGATGAGTACTCTGATGACGATAACCCTTTCGCCACTCCGATTAGTCCGGCTCAGGCAGGAGTATGGCTCAACCAAGCTGGATTAAAACAAAGGCAACAAAATAAACTCGAATTATTGAGTTTTAGTCAGCAACAATCCCAGCGTTTATTGGCGATTAGCCGTCAGCATCAAGTAAGCCTTACCATCACGCTTTATTGCGCTGCTATTGAGGTAGCGGCAAAGATTGCTCGTTCACCGGTTAGTGCAGTAAGTGCTGGCGGTAATGCGAATGTTCGACCCATCGTAGAGCCTCCGGTAAATCATCAAGAACTGGCGTGTTATGTGTCGATGTTTTCCTTTGAAGTAGCTAGCGATTCATCGCAAGGTTTTTGGCAACGCGCACTAAAGATTAAACAAGCCTATAAAGAGAAAGTAGACTCTGGCCTGCACTTGGTCTCGTGTAATGATAATTGGTGGGAGGCTCAAGCGCCGCGCCGTGCCGATGATGAAATGCAGCAAGTCGCTGGCAGGTTCAATTGTTTGCACTTATCTAATCTGGGGTCTTTAGAGCGTGTGTTTGGCTCATTAGAAAATTCTGGATTAATACCTCAGCAATATTACTTTACTGCCGCTCAACATTTGGTTGGGGCCATATTTTGGCTTGGCGCGCAAAGTGTAGCTGGCGCATTGAGCCTTACGGTTAATTGCGTAGAGCCGATGGTTGATCAAGCAATGCGTAATGAGTTCAGCAGCTTACTTAAACAGCGCTTGTTAGGCTTAATTGACGACCATTGA
- a CDS encoding DUF4250 domain-containing protein: protein MDASYMLNLEANILLGIVNEKLRLECNSLEDLALTFGFEERSLARRLETIGYHYDVITNQFKAI, encoded by the coding sequence ATGGATGCTAGCTATATGTTGAACCTCGAAGCCAACATCTTATTAGGTATTGTGAACGAGAAGCTACGCCTAGAATGCAATAGCCTAGAAGACCTAGCCTTAACCTTTGGTTTTGAAGAGCGTTCTTTAGCGCGCCGTTTAGAAACCATTGGTTACCACTACGATGTGATTACTAATCAATTTAAAGCCATTTAA
- a CDS encoding GrxA family glutaredoxin, translating to MFAVIFGRPGCPYCVRAKQIAEQLSEAHEDYNFRYVDIHAEGISKADLEKTVGKPVETVPQIFVDEQHVGGCTEYEALMREKFDI from the coding sequence ATGTTTGCAGTAATTTTTGGTCGTCCTGGTTGCCCTTATTGTGTTCGTGCCAAGCAGATTGCCGAGCAGTTAAGCGAAGCACACGAAGACTATAACTTCCGTTATGTTGATATTCATGCTGAAGGCATCTCAAAAGCCGATCTTGAAAAAACCGTAGGTAAGCCGGTAGAAACCGTGCCACAGATTTTTGTTGATGAACAACACGTAGGTGGCTGTACGGAATATGAAGCACTAATGCGTGAAAAGTTTGATATCTAA